From the Oryza glaberrima chromosome 5, OglaRS2, whole genome shotgun sequence genome, one window contains:
- the LOC127773565 gene encoding uncharacterized protein LOC127773565 isoform X1, whose amino-acid sequence MPFGWLGKARIPQGSKPCRSIPVKRPALPCRPSTLGIHSRCPSSFPPPTHRPSNAARGFLSSPRDRSAQPPPPPTTTGGQPPHRPVWPHPRHRSRPPRRPPHRSASRPFASSIVRRHLRFLVLRKRGSSTDSIGMYAVQCCECHKWRKVPTKDEFETIRENFTEEPWHCSRRPDCSCEDPADIEYDSSRIWVLDKPNIPKPPAGTERLVIMRGDLSKMDTYYVMPNGKRVRCTAEVDKFLEANPQYKDRFSVESFSFTTPKIVEETVSHNSVWKSGKAKKQDKINALSNNN is encoded by the exons ATGCCGTTTGGATGGCTGGGCAAGGCCCGTATCCCGCAAGGGTCAAAACCCTGTCGGTCTATCCCCGTGAAAAGGCCCGCTTTGCCGTGCCGTCCCTCTACTCTCGGGATTCACTCCCGCTGTCCGTCCTCGTTTCCGCCCCCCACACACCGGCCCAGCAACGCGGCCCGAGGCTTCCTCTCCTCGCCTCGCGACCGCTCCGCccaacctccgccgccgccgacgacgacgggcggccAACCGCCCCACCGTCCAGTATGGCCTCATCCCCGTCACCGGTCTCGCCCCCCTCGGCGCCCTCCACACAGGTCCGCCTCTCGCCCTTTCGCCTCCTCGATCGTACGTCGCCATCTACGTTTCCTCGTACTG AGAAAACGAGGCTCCTCCACAGACTCCATTGGCATGTATGCAGTTCAATGTTGTGAGTGTCACAAATGGCGCAAGGTTCCGACGAAGGATGAATTTGAGACAATTCGTGAGAATTTCACTGAGGAGCCATGGCACTGCAGTAGAAGACCTGACTGCTCGTGTGAAGACCCTGCTGACATCGAATATGATAGCAGCCGTATATGGGTCCTTGACAAGCCTAACATACCAAAGCCTCCAGCAGGAACTGAGAGACTAGTGATCATGAGAGGTGATTTGTCTAAAATGGATACCTACTATGTCATGCCAAATGGGAAGCGTGTAAGGTGCACTGCAGAGGTGGATAAGTTCCTTGAGGCCAACCCGCAGTACAAAGATCGCTTTTCAGTTGAAAGCTTCAGCTTTACAACACCAAAGATTGTCGAGGAAACTGTTTCTCACAACTCCGTGTGGAAGTCTGGAAAGGCTAAGAAGCAGGACAAGATAAATGCTTTGAGCAATAACAATTAA
- the LOC127773566 gene encoding protein RESISTANCE TO PHYTOPHTHORA 1, chloroplastic: MYSPLGSGCAFAAAASSAFPPATVPGGIFAGRRRRRPARLVLAWASSDGSDGGGAAAGAVAAEASAVGESKEGEVASGGGSSAESSAEKKPAPVDPKIEKELKKAVQKTAATFAPRASTATKNPAVPGTALYTIFEVQGYASMLLGGALSFNLVFPSNEPDIWRLMGMWSIWMFTIPSLRARDCSSKEKEALNYLFLLVPLINVIIPFFVKSFAVVWSADTVAFFVMYAWKLGWLQRSE; the protein is encoded by the exons ATGTACAGCCCTCTCGGCAGCGGCTGCGCGTTCGCGGCCGCGGCCAGCTCCGCGttcccgccggccaccgtcccCGGCGGGATAttcgcggggaggaggaggaggaggccggcgaggctgGTTCTTGCGTGGGCGAGCTCGGATGGCTCGGACGGTGGTGGTGCCGCCGCTGGTGCAGTGGCGGCCGAGGCTTCCGCTGTGGGAGAGAGCAAAGAAGGGGAGGTGGCCAGTGGCGGAGGTTCTTCCGCTGAGTCGTCGGCGGAGAAGAAGCCGGCTCCTGTTGATCCCAAGATTGAGAAGGAGCTCAAGAAG GCAGTTCAGAAGACCGCAGCAACGTTTGCACCAAGGGCGTCCACTGCCACAAAGAACCCTGCAGTGCCTGGAACAGCTCTGTACACTATCTTTGAGGTCCAGGGATATGCCTCCATGCTGTTGGGTGGAGCCCTTTCCTTCAATCTCGTGTTCCCGTCGAATGAGCCGGACATTTGGAGGCTGATGGGAATGTGGTCCATCTGGATGTTCA CTATACCTTCTCTTCGGGCCCGTGACTGCTCAAGTAAGGAGAAAGAGGCTCTCAACTACTTGTTTCTACTGGTCCCTCTAATCAACGTCATTATCCCATTCTTCGTGAAATCCTTCGCTGTTGTCTGGTCAGCAGATACGGTTGCATTCTTTGTGATGTATGCTTGGAAG CTTGGATGGCTGCAACGGTCAGAGTGA
- the LOC127773565 gene encoding methyl-CpG-binding domain-containing protein 4-like isoform X2, which produces MASSPSPVSPPSAPSTQRKRGSSTDSIGMYAVQCCECHKWRKVPTKDEFETIRENFTEEPWHCSRRPDCSCEDPADIEYDSSRIWVLDKPNIPKPPAGTERLVIMRGDLSKMDTYYVMPNGKRVRCTAEVDKFLEANPQYKDRFSVESFSFTTPKIVEETVSHNSVWKSGKAKKQDKINALSNNN; this is translated from the exons ATGGCCTCATCCCCGTCACCGGTCTCGCCCCCCTCGGCGCCCTCCACACAG AGAAAACGAGGCTCCTCCACAGACTCCATTGGCATGTATGCAGTTCAATGTTGTGAGTGTCACAAATGGCGCAAGGTTCCGACGAAGGATGAATTTGAGACAATTCGTGAGAATTTCACTGAGGAGCCATGGCACTGCAGTAGAAGACCTGACTGCTCGTGTGAAGACCCTGCTGACATCGAATATGATAGCAGCCGTATATGGGTCCTTGACAAGCCTAACATACCAAAGCCTCCAGCAGGAACTGAGAGACTAGTGATCATGAGAGGTGATTTGTCTAAAATGGATACCTACTATGTCATGCCAAATGGGAAGCGTGTAAGGTGCACTGCAGAGGTGGATAAGTTCCTTGAGGCCAACCCGCAGTACAAAGATCGCTTTTCAGTTGAAAGCTTCAGCTTTACAACACCAAAGATTGTCGAGGAAACTGTTTCTCACAACTCCGTGTGGAAGTCTGGAAAGGCTAAGAAGCAGGACAAGATAAATGCTTTGAGCAATAACAATTAA
- the LOC127773567 gene encoding methyl-CpG-binding domain-containing protein 4-like → MALEGKPGFITMYAITCCKCEKWRTIPTKEEFEVIRENYPAKPWFCSKKRDCSCEHPEDIQYDTSRIWAIDRPNIPKPPPKTERLLIMRNDLSKMDAYYVLPNGKRAKGKPDIDRFLKENPEYAATLPLSSFNFSTPKIVKETVSDSAKWVMAKSEREERCMQLDAKEVPSSSSK, encoded by the exons ATGGCTCTTGAG GGGAAACCAGGTTTCATTACCATGTACGCCATCACATGCTGCAAATGCGAGAAATGGCGTACGATTCCAACAAAAGAAGAGTTCGAGGTAATCCGTGAGAACTACCCCGCGAAGCCATGGTTCTGCAGCAAAAAGCGCGACTGCTCATGTGAGCACCCTGAAGATATCCAGTATGACACCAGCCGTATTTGGGCCATTGATAGGCCCAACATCCCTAAGCCTCCGCCGAAGACAGAGAGGCTACTGATCATGAGGAATGATCTATCTAAAATGGATGCCTATTATGTCTTGCCAAATGGGAAGCGTGCAAAGGGCAAACCTGATATAGATAGGTTTCTGAAGGAAAACCCAGAGTATGCTGCTACTTTACCACTTTCGAGCTTCAACTTCTCAACACCTAAGATTGTTAAGGAGACTGTTTCCGATAGTGCAAAGTGGGTGATGGCGAAGTCTGAGAGGGAAGAGCGGTGTATGCAACTAGACGCAAAAGAAGTTCCAAGTTCCAGCAGCAAGTAG